In the Clostridia bacterium genome, TTCCACCGGCTGGGATCTTCGCAAGGAACTCGACCGTTTGGGAGTCGGTCTTCGAATACTTGGAGCTGGCAGAGGTGATCTCCCACTGGCTGTAGCCCCATAGGTGCTCCACCACGTTCACCTCGACTGCTTCCTCTTTCCTGTTTCTCACCTCAAGCTTGTAAGTCTCTTCGCGCACTTTGTCCGATATCTTCTTG is a window encoding:
- a CDS encoding DUF4139 domain-containing protein, which encodes GIVRVSKMDSDGGLEFVGEDKIDHTPKDEKVRVLLGSAFDVVGSRTQTNIKKISDKVREETYKLEVRNRKEEAVEVNVVEHLWGYSQWEITSASSKYSKTDSQTVEFLAKIPAGGTATVTYTVRYSW